One stretch of Deltaproteobacteria bacterium DNA includes these proteins:
- a CDS encoding hydrogenase iron-sulfur subunit has translation MDKKLGVYICTGCGIGESLDIEALKKVATKEFKAPVCKTHPWLCGSEGVEMVKADMTNEGVNTLSIVACSPRVKFDVLDFSPALQDRVNVREQVAWVLPAGDEDTQMMAEDQLRMGLVKLNKSTPPEPYLAENMSKTVLVVGGGFSGMNAAIGAAQAGYPVILVEKEAQLGGFMKTMNKRVRPPYKELADVDLEGQIKKVEAEPNIKVFTAAQIEKISGGPGVFDVTLSQNGSSVTERAGSVVLATGWKPYDAGKLEHLGYGKFTNVITNIQMEEMARQGKITRPSDGKEVKNVLFIQCAGSRDENHLPYCSSVCCLVSLKQATYVKDQDPEAAVYVLYKDIRTPHQSEDFYRKVQRDGGIFIRGEMTAISEDGNKNLVVEADDALLNEKIRLEDLDLVVLAVGLVPTALDEMALNLDYRQGPGLPLTKYGFPDSNFICFPYETQRTGIYAAGCVRSPMETALCAEDATGAALKAVQCVESTAIGASTFPRSGDMTYPEFQMQRCTQCKRCTEECPFGAINEDEKANPLPNPTRCRRCGTCMGACPERIISFKNYSVDMIGSMIKGIEVPDADDEKPRVIALICENDAYPALDMAGINRIPIDPFYRFIPVRCLGSINLVWIADALAKGIDGVILLGCRKGDDYQCHFIKGSELANTRMEKISETLGRLALEPDRVRVEEISINDYDKLPVILKDFMDRIKELEPNPYKGF, from the coding sequence ATGGATAAAAAACTGGGTGTATATATATGTACGGGATGCGGGATAGGAGAATCCCTCGATATAGAGGCCTTAAAAAAGGTGGCTACCAAGGAATTTAAGGCCCCGGTATGCAAAACCCATCCCTGGCTTTGCGGATCGGAAGGGGTGGAGATGGTTAAGGCCGACATGACCAATGAAGGGGTCAATACCCTGTCCATCGTAGCCTGTTCGCCACGGGTTAAATTTGATGTCCTGGATTTCTCTCCTGCTTTGCAGGACCGGGTCAATGTCCGGGAACAGGTGGCCTGGGTACTGCCGGCCGGGGATGAAGATACCCAGATGATGGCTGAAGACCAATTGCGCATGGGGTTGGTCAAGCTTAACAAAAGCACTCCCCCGGAACCTTATCTGGCGGAGAATATGAGCAAAACCGTCCTGGTGGTTGGCGGTGGGTTTTCCGGGATGAATGCCGCCATCGGAGCGGCTCAGGCCGGATACCCGGTAATTCTGGTGGAGAAAGAGGCTCAATTAGGCGGGTTTATGAAAACCATGAATAAACGGGTCCGCCCCCCCTATAAAGAACTAGCGGATGTGGATCTGGAAGGGCAGATCAAAAAGGTGGAGGCCGAGCCCAATATCAAGGTCTTTACGGCAGCCCAGATCGAAAAGATTTCCGGTGGTCCGGGGGTTTTTGATGTGACCCTCTCCCAGAACGGCTCTTCGGTGACCGAGCGGGCCGGTTCGGTGGTCCTGGCCACAGGTTGGAAACCCTATGATGCGGGTAAATTAGAGCACCTGGGCTATGGAAAATTTACTAATGTGATCACTAACATCCAGATGGAAGAGATGGCCAGGCAAGGGAAAATCACCCGGCCTTCAGACGGTAAAGAGGTTAAAAACGTCCTCTTTATTCAGTGTGCCGGTTCCAGGGATGAAAACCATCTACCCTATTGTTCCTCGGTCTGCTGTCTGGTTTCCCTGAAGCAGGCCACCTACGTCAAAGACCAGGACCCGGAGGCCGCGGTCTATGTCCTTTACAAGGATATCCGTACCCCCCACCAGAGCGAAGATTTTTACCGTAAGGTTCAGCGGGACGGGGGGATTTTTATCCGGGGCGAGATGACAGCCATCTCTGAGGATGGCAATAAAAACTTGGTGGTCGAGGCCGATGATGCCCTGCTTAATGAAAAGATCCGGCTGGAAGATCTGGATCTGGTAGTTCTGGCCGTAGGCCTGGTGCCCACTGCCCTCGATGAGATGGCCTTGAACCTGGATTACCGTCAGGGGCCTGGATTGCCCTTAACGAAATATGGTTTTCCGGATTCCAATTTTATCTGTTTCCCTTATGAAACACAGCGGACCGGTATCTATGCCGCCGGATGTGTCCGAAGCCCCATGGAAACCGCCCTCTGCGCCGAGGATGCCACCGGGGCGGCCCTTAAAGCCGTTCAGTGCGTCGAATCCACGGCCATCGGGGCGTCCACCTTTCCCAGGTCCGGCGATATGACCTATCCGGAATTCCAGATGCAGCGCTGTACTCAGTGTAAACGGTGCACCGAAGAGTGTCCTTTCGGGGCCATCAACGAAGATGAAAAGGCCAATCCCCTGCCCAACCCCACCCGCTGCCGTCGTTGCGGAACCTGTATGGGGGCCTGTCCGGAACGGATCATTTCCTTTAAGAATTACTCGGTGGACATGATCGGCTCCATGATCAAGGGGATTGAAGTTCCGGATGCCGACGATGAAAAGCCCAGGGTTATCGCCCTGATCTGTGAAAATGACGCCTATCCGGCTTTGGATATGGCCGGCATCAACCGGATCCCCATTGATCCGTTCTATCGGTTTATCCCGGTCCGCTGCCTGGGTTCGATCAACCTGGTCTGGATCGCCGATGCCCTGGCCAAGGGCATTGACGGGGTAATCCTCTTAGGCTGCCGTAAGGGGGATGACTACCAGTGCCATTTTATCAAAGGCAGTGAACTGGCCAATACCCGAATGGAAAAAATCTCGGAAACGCTGGGGCGCCTGGCCCTGGAACCGGACCGGGTCCGGGTGGAAGAGATTTCCATTAATGATTATGATAAGCTTCCGGTTATACTGAAGGATTTTATGGACAGGATCAAGGAACTGGAACCGAATCCCTATAAGGGGTTCTGA